Proteins co-encoded in one Haloarcula sp. DT43 genomic window:
- a CDS encoding MFS transporter: protein MDRDGWLYAWALASVALGAGSLLVPLYFVAIGGETFMLGVLAGVAAAAGAPGALIFGRVADRTGKRRSLVLLALGLAVLALVLVSLTERPWLVIVGNGLLWFAAGAVAPVLTLLVTVGTVERDWPARFALLNRYQGWGWAGGLVLGLVWTTLLSGPLGEVPAQQSLLWLCAAAVGLSAALAAKWLPTDPDELARPRASRLARAITRSRRLPVRSATFPVGPGRLYWLTRSIHPRDVVARFSPALTVYFGGVVAFFVGFGVFWGPLPLYLSRTLGYNSGLVFALYLVSSVGSALWYDRAGALTERYDPSGLQVGGLLARAALHPTVAVVGLLFSAALVGTAVNGVVFALIGVAWAVIAVTAASVVTKLAPAAIRGEALGIYTAVSGLASGGGSILGGWLGGYGFLLAFGVAGALVLVGAVLVAVVWRRSPTLSIDSEPLSA, encoded by the coding sequence ATGGACCGGGACGGCTGGCTGTACGCCTGGGCGCTCGCATCCGTGGCGCTGGGCGCGGGCTCGCTGCTCGTGCCGCTGTATTTCGTCGCCATCGGTGGTGAAACGTTCATGCTCGGCGTCCTCGCCGGGGTGGCAGCCGCGGCGGGCGCGCCCGGGGCCCTCATCTTCGGGCGCGTCGCCGACAGGACGGGGAAGCGTCGGTCGCTCGTCCTCCTCGCGCTGGGGCTGGCGGTCCTCGCCCTGGTGCTCGTCTCGCTCACGGAGCGGCCGTGGCTCGTCATCGTCGGCAACGGTCTGCTGTGGTTCGCGGCGGGCGCGGTCGCGCCGGTACTGACGCTGCTCGTCACCGTCGGCACCGTCGAGCGGGACTGGCCCGCGCGGTTCGCCCTCCTGAACCGCTACCAGGGCTGGGGATGGGCCGGCGGCCTCGTCCTCGGACTCGTGTGGACGACGCTGCTCTCGGGACCGCTCGGTGAGGTTCCCGCCCAGCAGTCGCTGCTGTGGCTGTGTGCGGCTGCCGTCGGCCTGTCGGCGGCGCTCGCGGCGAAGTGGCTACCGACCGACCCCGACGAACTCGCCCGCCCGCGGGCCAGTCGGCTGGCGCGGGCCATCACGCGGTCGCGCCGACTCCCGGTCCGGAGCGCGACGTTCCCGGTCGGCCCGGGCCGGCTGTACTGGCTCACACGGTCGATACACCCCCGGGACGTCGTGGCCCGGTTCTCCCCGGCGCTGACGGTCTACTTCGGGGGCGTCGTCGCCTTCTTCGTCGGGTTCGGCGTGTTCTGGGGACCGTTGCCCCTGTATCTCTCGCGGACGCTCGGCTACAACTCCGGCCTGGTCTTCGCGCTGTATCTCGTCTCCAGCGTCGGGTCGGCGCTGTGGTACGACCGCGCCGGCGCGCTCACCGAGCGATACGACCCGAGCGGGCTCCAGGTCGGCGGCCTGCTGGCCCGCGCGGCGCTCCATCCGACCGTCGCCGTCGTGGGACTGCTCTTCTCGGCGGCACTCGTCGGCACAGCGGTCAACGGCGTCGTGTTCGCCCTCATCGGCGTCGCCTGGGCTGTCATCGCCGTCACCGCGGCCAGCGTCGTCACCAAGCTCGCGCCGGCGGCGATTCGCGGCGAGGCGCTGGGCATCTACACCGCCGTCTCCGGCCTGGCGAGCGGCGGCGGGTCGATACTCGGCGGCTGGCTCGGCGGGTACGGCTTCCTGCTGGCGTTCGGCGTCGCCGGCGCGCTGGTCCTGGTCGGTGCGGTGCTGGTCGCGGTCGTCTGGCGGCGCTCGCCGACGCTCTCTATCGACAGCGAACCGCTCTCGGCGTAG